In Eupeodes corollae chromosome 3, idEupCoro1.1, whole genome shotgun sequence, a single genomic region encodes these proteins:
- the LOC129952480 gene encoding uncharacterized protein LOC129952480, with protein MVCKTNTVTEIDLKLGVRTQSVKIDISTKAAYEFLGPTLETRDGALTHQEKMKICMGYVGDPGFQICVGEDIGANQSTISRVVQQVATKIASRATDWIIFPHTSEEIEEAQRLWSSKYEFPCALDYTHLSPRGERKPKNSINVKSTCNADEQFTSIQ; from the exons ATGGTATGCAAAACAAATACAGTGACCGAGATCGACCTCAAGCTGGGAGTTCGAACTCAAAGTGTTAAGATCGATATCTCGACGAAAGCTGCAT ATGAATTTTTGGGCCCAACCCTGGAAACACGGGATGGTGCTTTGACTCATCaagaaaaaatgaagatttGTATGGGTTATGTAGGAGACCCTGGATTTCAAATCTGTGTTGGCGAAGACATTGGTGCCAATCAATCAACGATATCTAGGGTGGTACAGCAAGtcgcaacaaaaattgcaagccGTGCAACTGATTGGATCATATTCCCACACACTtctgaagaaatagaagaagcgcAAAGGTTATGGAGCAGTAAGTATGAGTTTCCTTGCGCCCTGGATTATACACATCTATCACCACGAGGAGAACGTAAACCGAAAAACTCAATAAATGTAAAGTCTACGTGCAACGCGGATGAACAATTTACAAGCATTCAATGA